The region TAGGTGCTCATTGAAGAGCTGCGTGCAATCCAGGCAGCTTGTAAGCTGCTTCATTGCAACTATAACCCAGGGATTACTATGATTGTAGTCCAGAAGAGACACCACACTCGCTTTTTCCCTATTAATCGTAAAGACCAGGTACGTGTAGTCTaaacttgttgttcattattTGTTGGAAATGTCCAAATGTTGTCCATGTTTACCAGGTGGGTGTGATAGTTTGCCAGTCAGTTTACGAGTTTACTCTCTtgcctgtcagtttgtttgtctgtttgtgtttgtgttattgtttgATGTGTGTACTTCAATATGTTGCAGGATTGCAGtcattgtgtgttgtgtgtgtgtgtgtgtgtgtgtgtgtgtgtgtgtgtgtgtgtgtgtgtgtgtgtttgtgtgtgtctggtctgtctgtctgtctgtgtatgtttatgtctatgtctgagtgtgtgcatgtgcacgtgtgtgtgtgtgcatgtgcacgtgtgtgtgtgtgcacgcgcacgtgtgcttgtgtttggtctgtctgtctgtctgtctgcgtatgtctatgtctatgtctgtgtctgtgtgtgtgtgtgtgtgtgtgtgtgtgtgtgtgtgtgtgtgtgtgtgtgtgtgtgtgtgtgtctgtgtctgtgtctgtgtgtgcacgcgcctGTATGCATTCCACATACAATAGTTTGTCAGATTGCACGTGTTCCTTTGGTATTGCCCTTGCCTCCACTCCACACTGTTTATTCGTCCCAAATCGAGTTCATCCATTCGTAGACTGGAAAATGTGGAAATGTTCCACCCGGGACTGTAGTAGACACGGACATAGTACATCCCTCCGAATTCGACTTCTTCCTTTGCAGTCATCATGGCATACAGGTAGGCGGTGCTGCTTCCAGCCATCATCATACCTACACCACACAACTAACAGCATAATTTGTATACAAGTATCTGTGATCGTAGGGTACGAGTCGTCCTACTCACTATCACGTGTTGTGGGATGACAACGCGTTTACAGCAGACGAATTACAGTCACTTACCTATCACCTCTGCCACATCTATGTTCGCTGCACGAGATCGGTTTCTCTGCCAGCTCCCGTCTACTATGCTCATTTGGCTGCTTATCGAGCTCGATGCTACCAAGATCGTCCTACCTCGTAACGTCATTAGTATTTTTCTCTCAAAATTTGATGTGAttttatgtgttttgtttagatCGGGTGGACGACGGAATCCTCTGAAAATGATGTACTTTGCATGAGGACATGTGTACAACACGACATGATGTGTATTGATTAATTGAGTGTATTGATTGGTTGAGTGTATTGATTGGTTGAGTGtattgtatatgtatatgtacaacATGATGTATATTGATTAGTTGAGTGTGTTGTATACGTGTATGGACAACATGATGTGTATTGATTGGTTGAGTGTattgtatatgtatacatacatatatatatatatatgtgtgtgtgtgtgtgtgtgtgtgtgtgtgtgtgtgtgtgtgtgtgtgtgtgtgtgcgtgcatgtacaACATGATGTGTATCGATTGAGTATACAGTTGTATATGTCTATGTCCAACATGATGTGTATAACCTCGTctccagactcacgtgagcttgaCAGTGTCTTGTACAGTATTACACTTTCAACCTCCCGTTGAAACCAGAGACGTAATACAAACTGGAGGTTGAAAGTGTAATAGGGGAACcagacactgccaagctcatgAGTCTGGGGACTAGGCTAATGTGTATTGATTGGATTGATTGAGTATAGACTTGGATACATGTATGTCGTTTATGTTCTGGCAGTTGAATCAATGTGCACTGGTATACATGCAGTTGATTCAACACGACTAGCTGAGAGACACGAATTTGTACCTAATGGGTAACACAACGAGCCAATGTAACATTCTAGTTTAAttagatttattaattaaatatgctAATTAGGATGCGCTTGTATGAGGAAACTGTATCTACCACTGAGGTTGTTCGCTAGCATTGAGGGATGCGAGGTAGTCTTTTGCCTTCACTTTCTTAGGAACGATGTCTGACAGGAATCTTAGGCGGCTCTTAGTGGCAACCAACTCGGCTGTACAGAGACAAGGTTATGTTGTAGAGTATGACTGGGATGGGTGTCGGAGGTGTGAACGTACAAATGTCTTTGTAGTCGAGAAGCTTCTTTTCGTCGGAAGACGTCAGGGCCTCTTGGACGAGGAGAGCTATGAATGACTCCTAGCAATGAGAAGTATTAgccagacagaccagacacacacacacacacacacacacacacacac is a window of Corticium candelabrum chromosome 20, ooCorCand1.1, whole genome shotgun sequence DNA encoding:
- the LOC134195627 gene encoding chromatin accessibility complex protein 1-like, translated to MADATKAHLTKAEKGDSASMDAGAEKQISKGLPLARIKAIMKSSPDAATISQEATITVAKATESFIALLVQEALTSSDEKKLLDYKDISELVATKSRLRFLSDIVPKKVKAKDYLASLNASEQPQW